TATTTATTCACTGTTTTTTTCATCCTGTTGAATTGTTCCTGAACCGCTTCTTCATCGTCATAATTAAACCCCGATCGCTGGGCCTTAACAGGCAAACCGAACAAGACCGTCAGACCCAAATTTTCGGCTTTATCCAATACTGTATCTATGCTGTGAAAACCTACCCTTACCGAGTTCCCACCATATTTGGCCACTTCTTCCATATAGCGGGTACCAAGCGTTCTGGCTCCTTTAATAAAATAAGGTTCCTCTCCCAAATACAGGTTAAAGCCTCCATCCCTCTTTTTTAATTCAACTTTATTGTTTTTGACTGTTTCATGGGACTTTTCTTTGCTTTCGCCACAACCATTAAACAGCAGGACTGTCATCAGGAGAACAATTGCTTTAACAATTCTTGTATTGTTAATAAAATCATTTTGATTTTTCATGAGGTAACCTGTTTTATTTACAAATAATTCTGAAACTTCCTAAAAACCTGTATTTTTTCTTCGATATATTGTTCAAAAACCAGTTTTTCTAATGCGGGGCAGCCTGCTGGACAAGCCTGGATCCTTCCCGTCAACCAGCCTAATAATGAGATCAAAGTACATCGGCAGCCGCTTCAATCAGCATGGTTCCGCTTAGCTGAGTAGTCAGATCGATTTCATTTTCAGGAGATGTTGCCCAATGGGTTCCAAACAAAACAGCGGGTTTCCGGGTACCCTCAAGCCAAAGGGTCTCTGCGTTGTGTTCAAGAAAATTGACATACCGCTTGCGGTCTGAAGCAGGAAGATCAGAAAGCTGAATAAGCTGTGTCAGGTAACGGACAAAAATGCCTTTGAACAATCCCCCGTCTCCTCCTCCTTCATCTTTCAGCAGACGTCCGCTGTAATCTGTAAGCGAGTTCAAGGTGAAATCAGCCGTTTTGATGGCATCTTCCAGATAGGTAGAATCTCCGGTGATCTCATACAACTCTGTGGCTGCCCCTATAAAAGTACCCTGATTGTACGTAAATTTCCAGTCTTTATTGATGTTTACTTCACCGTCTTCCACATGGGCTGCATCCCATACTGCACCGGAAGCAGGATCCACCAACGTTTCTTTCTCCCATTTATATATCTTTTTAGCCCATTCCAGATCTGTTTCCTGGTTTTCCAATTGATACAAACGGGCTGCCAGTATCGCTGCGGGGCCATTGGAACACGCATTTTTCGAATGGGGCGTATTCTTTTTCCACATAATTCCTCCCCCGGCCACATCACTCCACCCGGTTTGTATATCTTCCCAAAGTTTCCGTGCGGCGGTTTTAAATTTATCATCCCCGAGCGTGTTGTAGGCTCTCAACATGGCCAGGGCGTTCCATTCCATGTCGTCAATATAGATGTTATAAAAATCACCCCCGTTTTTCTTTTTAACCCCATCATACCATTGATTCATATAACGAACCAGTGAATCTTCTTCTATACGTTGATAGGCATCCAGAAGCACATCCAACGCGTGTGCCTGCGGCCAGTAATGGAAGTCTGTATTGCCCGTATTGGTGTAATTGAAATAATGTTGTTGGGGATTCCAGTAATGATCCAGTAATGAATGAATGTTGCTGTTGGCTGCAGCATTCCA
This portion of the Bacteroidales bacterium genome encodes:
- a CDS encoding glycosyl hydrolase family 76 — protein: MMRLTTAIFFILTFSFCEGNNSENIDEPKRGDNPIDWNAAANSNIHSLLDHYWNPQQHYFNYTNTGNTDFHYWPQAHALDVLLDAYQRIEEDSLVRYMNQWYDGVKKKNGGDFYNIYIDDMEWNALAMLRAYNTLGDDKFKTAARKLWEDIQTGWSDVAGGGIMWKKNTPHSKNACSNGPAAILAARLYQLENQETDLEWAKKIYKWEKETLVDPASGAVWDAAHVEDGEVNINKDWKFTYNQGTFIGAATELYEITGDSTYLEDAIKTADFTLNSLTDYSGRLLKDEGGGDGGLFKGIFVRYLTQLIQLSDLPASDRKRYVNFLEHNAETLWLEGTRKPAVLFGTHWATSPENEIDLTTQLSGTMLIEAAADVL